A section of the Rhea pennata isolate bPtePen1 chromosome 24, bPtePen1.pri, whole genome shotgun sequence genome encodes:
- the DPAGT1 gene encoding UDP-N-acetylglucosamine--dolichyl-phosphate N-acetylglucosaminephosphotransferase, with the protein MAGSPTVPLLINLGASLLGFVATLSLIPAFKDHFLAARLFGEDLNKASRRPIPEAQGVISGVVFLIILFCFIPVPFLRCFVDKQCTAFPHDEFVELIGSLLAICCMIFLGFADDVLNLRWRHKLLLPTMASLPLLMVYFTNFGNTTIVVPKPFRVLLGMHLDLGIFYYVYMGMLAVFCTNAINILAGINGIEAGQSLVIAASIITFNIVELNGDYRDDHIFSLYIMIPFFFTTLGLFYHNWYPSRVFVGDTFCYFAGMTFAVVGIVGHFSKTMLLFFIPQVLNFLYSLPQLFHIIPCPRHRLPRLNPSTGKLEMSYSKFKTRSLSALGTYILKAAKILHIVDVRSGMDEDGEYTECNNMTLINFVIKLTGPTHERILTLLLLLIQVLGSIMAFSIRYQLVRLFYDV; encoded by the exons ATGGCCGGCTCACCCACCGTGCCGCTCCTCATCAACCTGGGCGCGTCGCTGCTAGGCTTCGTGGCTACGCTCTCGCTGATTCCGGCCTTCAAGGATCACTTCCTCGCCGCGAGGCTCTTCGGCGAAGACCTCAACAAGGCCTCCCGGCGGCCCAT CCCCGAGGCGCAGGGCGTGATCAGCGGAGTCGTGTTCCTCATCATCCTCTTCTGCTTCATCCCCGTGCCCTTTCTGAGGTGCTTCGTGGATAAGCAGTGCACAGCCTTCCCGCACGATGAG TTCGTGGAGCTCATCGGCTCGCTCCTTGCTATCTGCTGCATGATTTTCCTGGGCTTTGCTGATGATGTACTGAACTTGCGCTGGCGACACAAGCTGCTTCTTCCTACCATGGCTTCCCTCCCACTGCTCATGGTTTACTTCACCAACTTTGGGAACACAACCATTGTGGTGCCTAAGCCCTTCCGGGTGCTACTGGGCATGCACTTGGACCTGG GTATCTTCTACTATGTGTACATGGGCATGCTGGCCGTGTTCTGCACTAACGCCATCAATATTCTTGCTGGAATTAATGGGATTGAAGCAGGACAATCTCTGGTGATTGCTGCTTCCATTATCACCTTCAACATTGTAGAGTTAAACG GGGATTATCGAGATgatcatattttttctctctacatcatgattccctttttttttaccACACTGGGGCTGTTTTACCACAACTG GTACCCATCCCGAGTCTTTGTTGGGGACACCTTCTGCTACTTTGCTGGCATGACCTTCGCTGTGGTGGGGATCGTGGGACACTTCAGTAAaacaatgctgctttttttcatcCCACAAGTGCTTAACTTCCTCTACTCGTTGCCTCAACTCTTCCACATCATTCCTTGTCCCCGCCACCGGCTGCCCAG GCTCAATCCTAGTACAGGGAAGTTGGAGATGAGCTACTCCAAATTCAAAACTAGGAGCCTCTCAGCCTTGGGAACATACATTCTGAAG GCAGCAAAGATCTTGCACATAGTAGATGTGAGGAGTGGAATGGATGAAGATGGTGAATACACCGAGTGCAATAATATGACACTTATTAACTTTGTTATAAAGCTGACTGGACCAACCCATGAGCGAATTCTCACTCTCCTGTTGCTACTGATCCAG